The proteins below come from a single Rosa rugosa chromosome 2, drRosRugo1.1, whole genome shotgun sequence genomic window:
- the LOC133730982 gene encoding probable metal-nicotianamine transporter YSL7: MKTDDFDNDQAGTQMVQAQNDSTEKAFRDTEVLPWHKQITVRSMVTSFFLSIIFNFIVCKLNLTTGVIPSLNVAAGLLGFAIMKGYTALLDKLGLLKQPFTRQENTVIQTCVVASSGIAFSSGMGSYLLGMSPLVAAQGDAGNTLINIKRLSIPWMTGYLFTVSFVGLFSMIPLRKMMIIDRKLTYPSGTATAHLINSFHTPKGAKKAARQVAVLFKSCCGSFAWSFFQWFFAASDGCGFASFPIFGLKAYKQRFYFDFSTTYIGCGMITSYMVNVSMLVGAVISWGIMWPLIEQKKGIWYGAHLSASSLHGIQGYRVFISIAMILGDGLYHVMYHAGYAVFIIIKSRFSNKPEEKKVELSSPPPLPLTNMDAGLRSSETELSENYDEQRRTEYFLKDQIPRRFAVCGYVALAAISTIVLPFVFHQLKWYYVVAAYVIAPVLAFCNAYGCGLTDWSLASNYGKIAILIFSACVGPEKGGVIAGLASCGVMMSIVSTASDLMQDFKTGYLTLASPRSMFVSQVFGTAMGCVMSPLTFWFFYKAYRVGDPTGSYPAPYGLMYRGIALLGVEGFGSLPKHCVALAVSFFAFAIAINVVTELLKRYETKYKMYRFVPNAMAMAVPFYLGSYFVIDMCIGSLILFGWKLWNKQQAEDLAPAVASGLICGESMWGVPAAILSLANVKAPICMKFLSYSDNDRVDSFLSSSGPK; this comes from the coding sequence ATGAAGACTGACGATTTCGACAATGATCAGGCTGGAACACAAATGGTTCAGGCTCAGAATGACTCGACCGAAAAGGCATTCAGAGACACGGAGGTGCTGCCATGGCACAAGCAAATAACTGTGAGGTCTATGGTCACAAGTTTTTTTCTTAGCATCATCTTCAACTTCATCGTGTGCAAGCTCAATCTCACCACTGGTGTAATACCATCTCTAAATGTCGCGGCGGGGCTGCTGGGATTCGCAATCATGAAAGGATACACTGCCTTACTTGACAAGTTAGGTCTGTTGAAGCAGCCTTTCACTCGTCAAGAAAACACAGTGATTCAAACCTGTGTTGTGGCCTCGTCTGGGATAGCCTTTAGCAGCGGCATGGGGAGTTATTTACTAGGGATGAGCCCTCTAGTAGCTGCTCAGGGAGATGCAGGCAACACTCTAatcaacatcaagaggctttcgatTCCGTGGATGACAGGATATCTCTTCACAGTCAGCTTCGTTGGGCTGTTTTCAATGATACCCTTGAGAAAGATGATGATCATTGATAGAAAACTAACGTACCCAAGTGGAACAGCAACGGCGCACCTCATCAACAGCTTCCACACCCCCAAAGGAGCCAAGAAGGCAGCGAGACAGGTTGCTGTTCTGTTCAAGAGCTGCTGCGGCAGCTTTGCGTGGTCCTTTTTTCAGTGGTTTTTCGCGGCTTCGGATGGCTGTGGGTTTGCTAGCTTTCCAATTTTCGGTCTCAAAGCCTACAAGCAGAGGTTTTACTTCGACTTCTCAACCACATATATTGGTTGTGGAATGATCACCTCTTACATGGTGAACGTATCCATGCTCGTTGGAGCTGTGATATCATGGGGAATCATGTGGCCTTTGATTGAACAAAAGAAAGGTATCTGGTATGGTGCTCATCTTTCTGCGAGTAGTCTTCATGGAATCCAAGGTTACAGGGTCTTTATTTCCATAGCAATGATCCTTGGTGATGGTCTATACCATGTTATGTACCATGCTGGTTATGCGGTTTTCATTATCATCAAAAGTCGGTTCAGCAATaaaccagaagaaaagaaagtagAGTTGTCATCGCCGCCACCTCTACCATTAACCAATATGGATGCTGGATTGCGCTCATCAGAAACTGAACTGAGTGAAAACTACGACGAGCAACGAAGAACTGAGTACTTCTTGAAAGACCAAATTCCGCGCCGGTTTGCTGTCTGTGGCTACGTTGCTCTTGCAGCCATATCGACTATTGTCCTTCCATTCGTGTTTCACCAACTAAAATGGTATTATGTTGTGGCAGCTTACGTCATCGCTCCTGTTCTGGCCTTCTGCAATGCCTATGGCTGCGGCCTCACAGATTGGTCCCTCGCTTCCAACTACGGCAAAATCGCAATCCTGATCTTCAGTGCTTGTGTTGGCCCTGAAAAAGGTGGTGTCATTGCTGGCCTCGCTTCATGTGGTGTAATGATGAGCATTGTCTCAACAGCCTCGGATCTCATGCAAGACTTCAAGACTGGATATCTAACTCTCGCGTCTCCTCGATCCATGTTCGTTAGCCAAGTTTTCGGGACAGCCATGGGGTGTGTCATGTCGCCTTTGACATTCTGGTTCTTCTACAAAGCTTACCGAGTTGGCGATCCAACGGGCTCGTATCCTGCACCCTATGGCCTAATGTACCGTGGAATAGCACTCCTCGGAGTGGAGGGCTTTGGCTCACTCCCCAAACACTGCGTTGCACTTGCAGTCTCCTTTTTCGCATTTGCCATTGCCATTAACGTAGTAACCGAGCTTTTGAAGCGTTACGAGACCAAGTACAAGATGTACAGATTTGTTCCAAATGCAATGGCCATGGCAGTCCCGTTCTATCTCGGCTCCTACTTCGTGATTGACATGTGCATAGGAAGCTTGATCCTTTTCGGCTGGAAGTTATGGAACAAACAACAGGCTGAGGATTTAGCACCGGCGGTTGCATCTGGTCTCATTTGTGGCGAGTCTATGTGGGGTGTTCCAGCTGCGATCCTATCTCTTGCCAATGTCAAAGCACCAATATGCATGAAGTTCCTCTCTTACTCAGACAATGATAGAGTTGATTCCTTTTTATCTTCATCAGGACCTAAGTAG
- the LOC133728246 gene encoding FBD-associated F-box protein At4g10400-like: MTMQMGSKTNSKPGQDRISGLPDEILCHILSFTSTVDAVKASVLSRRWENMWLRVPTLYLSDDDFRSDEREFDPERFVAFVDRALFLRGSSSIHRISIRCSDTENYPHLDEWICSAIRGNVVELELDLHESDFRYEPLELPRSLFMSRSLVVLKLTLEENYVAIPPSSDCFPCLKLLDVSVFYPDPATMESLFTCGPVLEHLIIEGYLGEDQYLNFNIFAPKLKRLELRFDPCDEVDSVSNILFNINAPKLERLDLNENFLASYCLSENALSEANISFSDLHSEDIQFITGSVDHIQKLFEGILNVKHLSLQAPFLGDPDTESRCNLPKLNNLKHLELQLENCCSWQLLTRLLTISPNLEYLVLEINIQCCEYPNEDGWSPPKLVPICLVSCLKNLFIRGFKGEPDDIEVAKYLMKHGEVLNNVTIYSCDVPAEDMLKVSQEISMFPKGSNTCQVEFPKIDM, from the exons ATGACTATGCAAATGGGTTCGAAGACCAACTCGAAGCCCGGTCAAGATAGGATCAGTGGCTTACCCGATGAGATTCTTTGCCACATTCTTTCCTTCACTTCCACAGTTGATGCTGTGAAGGCCAGCGTTTTGTCTCGTAGATGGGAGAATATGTGGCTGCGTGTTCCCACTTTATACTTAAGTGATGATGACTTTCGCAGTGATGAAAGAGAATTCGACCCAGAGcgttttgtggcctttgtggaCCGTGCACTTTTCCTCCGTGGCTCCTCAAGCATTCATAGAATCTCTATTAGATGTAGTGATACGGAGAATTATCCTCATCTTGATGAGTGGATTTGCAGTGCAATTAGGGGTAATGTTGTCGAACTCGAACTTGATCTTCATGAGTCTGATTTTCGATATGAGCCTCTTGAGTTGCCTAGAAGCCTTTTCATGTCCAGGAGTTTGGTGGTTTTGAAGCTGACGCTGGAAGAGAATTATGTTGCAATTCCTCCCAGCTCAGATTGTTTTCCATGTCTCAAGCTTCTTGATGTTTCAGTCTTTTATCCTGATCCTGCCACAATGGAGAGTCTCTTTACTTGTGGTCCTGTACTTGAACACTTGATCATAGAGGGATATCTTGGTGAGGAccaatatttgaatttcaacaTCTTTGCACCTAAACTAAAAAGACTGGAACTGAGATTtgatccatgtgatgaagtTGATTCTGTGTCCAACATTTTGTTTAATATCAACGCTCCTAAGCTTGAAAGGTTAGATCTGAATGAGAACTTTTTGGCGAGCTATTGTCTGAGTGAAAATGCCCTAAGTGAAGCCAACATTAGTTTCAGTGACCTGCATTCTGAGGACATTCAATTCATCACTGGTTCTGTTGACCATATACAAAAGCTTTTTGAAGGGATTCTCAATGTCAAACATCTGTCACTTCAAGCTCCATTTTTAGGG GATCCGGACACTGAAAGCCGTTGTAATCTGCCTAAACTAAATAATTTGAAGCATTTGGAGCTACAACTGGAAAACTGCTGCTCTTGGCAATTACTGACCAGATTGCTCACTATATCGCCAAATCTGGAATATCTTGTACTTGAAATT AACATACAATGTTGTGAGTATCCTAACGAGGATGGCTGGTCTCCACCAAAGCTTGTGCCTATTTGTTTGGTCTCATGCCTTAAAAATCTGTTCATACGCGGATTCAAGGGAGAGCCAGATGATATAGAAGTTGCAAAGTACTTGATGAAGCATGGTGAAGTCTTGAATAATGTAACAATTTATTCTTGTGATGTCCCTGCAGAAGACATGTTGAAGGTATCCCAAGAAATTTCGATGTTCCCAAAGGGTTCAAACACTTGTCAAGTCGAATTTCCAAAGATTGATATGTAG